A window of Chitinophaga sp. MM2321 contains these coding sequences:
- a CDS encoding DUF3817 domain-containing protein, translated as MKLNVLTNAIDRLRVTAFLEGMSLLILLGIAMPLKYMADMPQPVRVIGMAHGILFLLYVVLVINVKFAHKWAIGKTLVALCASVIPFGTFYVDAKWLRENK; from the coding sequence ATGAAACTGAATGTATTAACGAATGCGATAGACAGGTTGCGGGTTACCGCCTTTCTGGAAGGGATGTCTTTATTGATCCTGCTGGGTATTGCCATGCCCTTAAAATACATGGCTGATATGCCACAACCGGTCAGGGTGATAGGTATGGCCCATGGTATCCTGTTTTTATTATATGTGGTGCTGGTGATCAATGTAAAATTTGCACATAAATGGGCTATCGGAAAAACATTGGTGGCGCTGTGTGCATCCGTCATCCCTTTTGGAACATTTTATGTGGACGCAAAATGGCTGCGGGAAAATAAATGA
- a CDS encoding glycoside hydrolase family 32 protein, which yields MKMKLFFMLLAGLLPVLLHAQDNPVPTPQWRPVYHFTPQKNWMNDPNGLIYLNGVYHLYYQHNPFENKWGHMSWGHATSKDLINWKHLPVAIPEIEGKDTTTWIFSGSAVWDKHNTSGFGKNGKGPVVAIYTGDQPKQKKESQFIAYSNDGGLTYTNYANNPVIDLRKGDFRDPSVIWLEDQQKWLMSVAHPGIQKIEFYSSANLKDWELLSEFDRQGDTRRMWECPSLTPFFVDGDPAKKKWLLMISSSSPGDGVGMQYFTGDFDGRTFTNDNHAATKLFVDYGRTFFAAIPFNHLPGDAKTMLGWLVPFETPTHPWRGQMSIARDLALKTTPEGIRLYQQPAAVLNAYLKKLSAAKTMLKRNITINNNELALSSAKSFNTNTNWIDATFTTGTAQDFGFKIAQQKDGNKVVAETVVGYNMARQELYITQVKDGKVVATLEKMAVKPVNNKIRLQVLFDKSSLEIFVNDGEKVLTTLLFPEKNATGFAAFAAEGDVQLDTLKVWNLDKIL from the coding sequence ATGAAGATGAAATTGTTTTTCATGTTACTGGCGGGACTACTGCCGGTATTGCTGCATGCGCAGGACAACCCCGTTCCTACGCCGCAATGGCGGCCGGTATACCACTTTACGCCACAAAAGAACTGGATGAATGACCCGAATGGATTGATTTACCTCAATGGGGTTTATCACTTGTATTATCAACATAATCCTTTTGAAAATAAATGGGGACATATGAGCTGGGGGCATGCTACCAGCAAGGATCTGATAAACTGGAAGCACCTGCCTGTAGCCATCCCGGAAATAGAAGGGAAAGATACCACCACCTGGATATTTTCAGGTTCGGCGGTGTGGGATAAACACAATACCAGCGGTTTTGGTAAGAATGGCAAAGGTCCTGTAGTAGCTATTTATACGGGAGATCAGCCCAAGCAGAAAAAGGAATCGCAGTTCATTGCCTACAGCAATGATGGCGGACTTACCTATACTAACTATGCCAATAATCCGGTCATAGACCTCAGGAAAGGAGATTTCCGCGATCCCAGTGTTATCTGGCTGGAAGACCAGCAGAAATGGTTGATGAGTGTAGCTCATCCTGGTATACAAAAGATCGAATTTTATAGTTCTGCCAACTTGAAGGACTGGGAATTATTAAGTGAATTTGATCGCCAGGGAGATACCAGGAGGATGTGGGAATGCCCGTCCCTTACACCCTTTTTTGTAGACGGTGATCCTGCAAAGAAAAAATGGTTGTTGATGATTTCCTCCAGCAGCCCTGGTGATGGCGTAGGCATGCAATACTTTACCGGAGATTTTGATGGCCGCACATTTACAAATGATAACCACGCGGCCACTAAATTATTTGTGGACTATGGCAGAACATTCTTTGCCGCTATTCCCTTCAATCATTTGCCAGGCGATGCGAAAACCATGCTGGGCTGGCTCGTTCCTTTTGAAACGCCTACTCACCCATGGCGTGGACAAATGTCCATTGCACGTGATCTGGCACTGAAAACTACACCGGAAGGTATCCGCTTATACCAACAGCCGGCAGCAGTATTGAATGCTTACCTGAAAAAACTGTCCGCCGCAAAAACGATGTTGAAACGGAACATCACGATCAACAACAATGAACTGGCATTGAGCAGTGCTAAAAGTTTTAATACCAATACCAACTGGATAGACGCCACTTTTACAACCGGTACAGCGCAGGACTTCGGCTTCAAAATCGCGCAACAAAAAGACGGTAACAAGGTAGTGGCTGAAACGGTGGTAGGATATAATATGGCGCGCCAGGAACTCTATATCACGCAGGTAAAAGATGGTAAGGTGGTAGCAACGCTGGAAAAGATGGCGGTTAAACCGGTGAATAATAAAATAAGATTGCAGGTATTATTTGATAAATCTTCCCTGGAAATATTTGTGAACGACGGAGAGAAAGTACTCACTACCCTGTTATTTCCTGAAAAGAATGCTACCGGCTTCGCCGCTTTTGCAGCAGAAGGGGATGTGCAGCTGGATACGCTGAAAGTATGGAACCTGGATAAGATATTGTAG
- a CDS encoding sugar porter family MFS transporter, whose translation MNNNVVFFWAFVVALGGFLFGFDTAVISGAEQAIQQHWHLTEVQHGFTVSIALIGTVFGALGGSIPSDRLGRKTTLILVALVFLLSAVATAMATNWYLFLICRFIGGLGVGASSVAAPVYISEVSPAQYRGRMVAFFQFNVVFGILISYLSNFMIGTDGENSWRLMLGIQAAPAALFLVLLRWVPESPRWLLLHRKKEAQAIATLQIINPVGYQDDIITIRQSQQPAPGANSGERLFTAKYRVPMMLAVLFAVFNQVSGINAIIYYAPRIFEMAGLGAGSSLLSTVGIGVVNFVFTLTAIRFIDKIGRRRLMYIGTAGLIVTLGLVAFSFYTHAGGIAVVSYLLLYIAFFAFSQGAVIWVFIAEIFPNKVRAKGQTLGSFTHWIMAAVIAFTFPYLASHIGGGYIFLFFCVMMVLQLLFVWRLMPETKGRTLEEIEMTMIAH comes from the coding sequence ATGAACAACAACGTCGTTTTCTTTTGGGCTTTCGTGGTAGCATTAGGCGGTTTTCTCTTCGGTTTTGATACGGCTGTTATTTCGGGCGCAGAGCAGGCTATTCAGCAACACTGGCATTTAACGGAAGTGCAACATGGTTTTACCGTATCCATCGCATTAATAGGAACGGTATTCGGGGCGTTGGGCGGAAGCATTCCTTCAGACAGGTTAGGTCGCAAAACAACCCTGATACTGGTGGCGCTGGTATTCCTGCTGTCTGCCGTAGCTACAGCGATGGCTACCAACTGGTATCTCTTCCTGATCTGCCGTTTTATTGGTGGTCTGGGTGTGGGTGCATCTTCTGTAGCTGCGCCTGTGTATATTTCCGAGGTATCTCCCGCGCAATACAGGGGACGCATGGTAGCATTTTTCCAGTTCAACGTGGTGTTTGGGATTTTGATTTCTTATCTCTCCAATTTTATGATAGGAACCGATGGTGAAAATTCATGGCGTCTGATGCTGGGCATACAGGCGGCGCCGGCGGCGTTGTTCCTGGTGTTGCTGCGCTGGGTACCGGAAAGTCCCCGCTGGTTGTTATTACACCGTAAGAAAGAAGCGCAGGCAATAGCCACGCTGCAAATCATCAACCCGGTCGGCTACCAGGATGATATTATCACTATCCGTCAATCGCAGCAACCGGCGCCGGGCGCCAACTCCGGGGAAAGGCTTTTTACCGCTAAATACCGCGTACCCATGATGCTGGCCGTATTATTTGCAGTATTCAACCAGGTATCCGGTATCAATGCGATTATATATTATGCGCCCCGTATTTTTGAGATGGCCGGACTGGGCGCCGGTTCTTCCCTGCTCTCTACGGTGGGGATTGGCGTGGTGAATTTCGTATTCACATTAACGGCTATACGCTTTATTGATAAGATTGGGCGCCGCCGTTTAATGTATATAGGCACCGCAGGATTGATTGTCACCCTGGGCCTGGTAGCCTTCTCTTTTTATACGCATGCCGGAGGTATCGCTGTTGTGTCGTATCTTTTATTATACATTGCCTTCTTTGCCTTTTCACAGGGAGCAGTAATATGGGTGTTCATTGCGGAAATCTTCCCCAACAAGGTGCGCGCCAAAGGACAAACACTGGGTAGCTTTACGCACTGGATCATGGCTGCCGTTATCGCATTTACATTTCCATACCTGGCCAGTCATATCGGCGGTGGGTATATCTTCCTTTTCTTTTGCGTGATGATGGTATTGCAACTGCTATTCGTATGGCGCCTGATGCCGGAAACAAAAGGACGAACATTGGAAGAGATAGAAATGACTATGATAGCACATTAA
- a CDS encoding PSD1 and planctomycete cytochrome C domain-containing protein, whose product MKKSLILISLVAIVGAALLLIRFTGRSVSAGADDPDMISYNFQIRPVFSDKCFACHGPDANKRQAGLRLDIAAEAYKALKEKPDAHALVPGKPHLSELFLRVSSTDTAYQMPPPSSHLPGLTAAEIAMVKKWIEQGAKYEKHWALVVPAKAPIPTVANSKWPKNEIDFFVLQKMEQKNLSPNEEADKERLLKRVALDLTGLLPSAAETDRFVKDNAPDAYEKMVDEFLKKPSYGERMAMPWLDVARYADSHGYQDDNYRSQWPWRDWVIHAFNENMPYDQFATWQLAGDLLPDATKEQILATGFNRNHKITEEGGVIDEEYRVSYVLDRANTFGKAFLAYTVECAQCHDHKYDPFTQKNYFELYAFFNNVKEVGLESTVGGAETYAKNPRMEITQEDKAGILRFLHQTDTNKLEVSVMKERDTTRKSFILSRGNYDAPTTEVYPATPASILPFPDNYPKNRLGLAKWLVDPKNPLTARTFVNRVWQEYFGRGIVKSSADFGMQGDLPSHPKLLDWLAVDFMEHGWDIKRLVKQIVMSATYRQSATISPEKLKADPDNIYLSHAPRIRMSAEMIRDMVLASSGLLNRTIGGPSVKPYQPPGLWEMATSGRGILASYKQDHDSLLYRRGMYTFIKRTVPPPSMMIFDASNRDQCEVIRLRTNTPLQALIMMNDPTVLEASRILADEILKDKKAPGAAISNGFAKIICRHPEQKETDILVSYWKEQQAYFKANPKEAAKLIKIGEYKPDDPAAAIDLAAMMQVMQIIYNMEEAITKT is encoded by the coding sequence ATGAAAAAATCACTGATCCTTATATCATTGGTAGCTATTGTTGGTGCTGCATTATTACTGATCAGGTTTACCGGCCGCTCCGTTAGTGCGGGGGCCGATGATCCGGACATGATTAGTTATAACTTTCAGATAAGACCTGTTTTTTCTGATAAATGTTTTGCCTGTCATGGACCCGATGCCAATAAACGGCAAGCGGGATTGAGGCTTGATATCGCAGCCGAAGCCTATAAAGCATTGAAAGAAAAACCGGATGCGCATGCCTTGGTACCCGGAAAGCCACATTTGTCGGAACTTTTTCTGCGCGTAAGCTCTACTGATACAGCCTATCAGATGCCACCACCATCGAGTCATTTGCCGGGCTTAACAGCCGCAGAAATAGCCATGGTGAAAAAATGGATTGAACAGGGCGCGAAATATGAAAAACACTGGGCCCTGGTAGTACCTGCCAAAGCGCCCATTCCAACAGTAGCAAACAGCAAGTGGCCAAAGAATGAAATAGATTTTTTTGTGCTGCAAAAGATGGAGCAGAAAAATCTTTCGCCCAATGAAGAAGCGGATAAAGAAAGACTACTGAAACGCGTTGCTTTAGACCTCACCGGATTGTTGCCTTCGGCAGCAGAAACAGACCGTTTTGTAAAAGATAATGCACCGGACGCCTATGAAAAGATGGTGGATGAATTCCTGAAAAAGCCCAGCTATGGCGAGCGTATGGCCATGCCCTGGCTGGACGTAGCCCGTTATGCTGATTCACACGGCTACCAGGATGACAACTACCGCTCTCAATGGCCCTGGCGCGACTGGGTGATCCATGCATTTAATGAAAACATGCCCTACGACCAATTCGCCACCTGGCAACTGGCGGGCGATCTTTTACCGGATGCCACGAAAGAACAGATACTGGCAACAGGTTTTAACCGCAACCACAAGATCACGGAAGAAGGTGGAGTGATTGATGAAGAATACCGTGTAAGCTATGTGCTGGACAGGGCCAATACTTTTGGCAAAGCATTCCTGGCCTACACCGTAGAATGTGCACAATGCCATGATCATAAATACGATCCATTTACACAGAAGAATTATTTTGAACTCTATGCTTTCTTTAATAATGTTAAAGAAGTAGGACTGGAATCAACTGTAGGGGGGGCGGAAACGTATGCCAAGAACCCCCGTATGGAAATAACCCAGGAAGATAAAGCAGGCATTTTGCGGTTTCTCCACCAAACAGACACCAACAAACTGGAAGTGTCTGTGATGAAAGAGAGGGATACCACCCGTAAATCATTTATACTTAGCAGGGGTAATTATGATGCACCTACTACGGAAGTGTATCCCGCCACACCGGCGTCTATCCTCCCGTTTCCTGACAACTACCCCAAAAATCGCCTCGGATTGGCGAAGTGGTTAGTTGATCCGAAAAATCCCTTAACAGCCAGAACTTTTGTAAACAGGGTATGGCAGGAATATTTTGGACGGGGTATTGTGAAGTCATCCGCCGATTTTGGTATGCAGGGCGATCTCCCTTCACATCCGAAATTGCTGGATTGGCTGGCGGTAGATTTTATGGAACATGGCTGGGATATTAAAAGACTGGTGAAGCAAATAGTGATGTCGGCTACTTACCGCCAATCGGCAACCATTAGTCCGGAGAAACTGAAAGCTGATCCCGACAACATTTACCTCTCTCATGCACCGCGCATCCGGATGAGTGCAGAGATGATCCGGGATATGGTGCTGGCCAGTAGCGGCTTGTTAAACCGGACTATCGGCGGACCCAGTGTAAAACCCTACCAGCCACCCGGATTGTGGGAAATGGCTACTTCCGGCAGGGGAATTTTAGCCAGCTACAAACAGGATCACGACAGCTTGTTATACAGAAGGGGTATGTACACTTTTATTAAACGTACCGTACCACCACCCAGCATGATGATATTTGATGCCAGCAACCGCGATCAGTGCGAAGTGATCAGGCTGCGGACCAATACGCCTTTACAGGCATTGATCATGATGAATGATCCCACCGTACTGGAAGCATCACGGATATTGGCGGATGAAATACTGAAAGATAAAAAAGCGCCCGGAGCAGCTATTAGCAATGGCTTTGCGAAGATCATCTGCCGCCATCCGGAGCAAAAGGAAACTGACATCCTGGTCAGTTACTGGAAAGAACAACAGGCTTATTTCAAAGCAAATCCAAAAGAAGCGGCTAAACTGATTAAAATAGGAGAATATAAGCCGGACGATCCAGCCGCCGCTATTGATTTGGCGGCCATGATGCAGGTAATGCAAATCATTTATAACATGGAAGAAGCCATCACAAAAACATAG
- a CDS encoding carbohydrate kinase, producing MTKHNIVSMGEILWDILPDQELPGGASLNVAYHLQKLSQHVAMVSRVGTDDYGQRLLQLMEQQQLSTAYIQQDSEHVTGKVFAHMDENNDMQYDIVYPVAWDHISWNDSLEKLLQGDELQYVLYGSLQARHEVTRSTLSKVIQTNVRKVLDINLRAPYYSQELLEWLMNSCDLLKMNIAELVLISSWYGSYDTNEARIQALAARFNIDTIVVTLGGDGCMGYIKEAFYYQSGLKVKVADTIGSGDAFLAGFLTCQLRECTPEYSLAYANALGALVASKSGGCPAYDPQEIAVLMKTAISS from the coding sequence ATGACAAAACATAACATCGTAAGCATGGGAGAAATCCTCTGGGATATATTGCCGGACCAGGAACTACCGGGTGGTGCGTCGCTGAATGTGGCCTATCACCTGCAAAAACTGTCGCAACATGTGGCAATGGTATCCAGGGTTGGAACAGACGATTACGGGCAACGCCTGTTGCAGCTCATGGAACAGCAGCAACTCTCCACCGCTTATATTCAGCAGGATAGTGAGCATGTTACGGGTAAAGTATTTGCCCACATGGATGAAAACAATGATATGCAGTATGATATCGTATATCCGGTAGCATGGGATCATATTTCCTGGAATGATTCACTGGAAAAGTTATTGCAGGGCGATGAGCTGCAATATGTACTGTATGGTAGTTTACAGGCGCGTCATGAAGTAACCCGCAGCACCCTCAGTAAGGTAATACAAACAAATGTACGCAAGGTACTGGACATCAACCTGCGCGCGCCTTACTACTCACAGGAACTCCTGGAATGGTTAATGAACAGCTGTGACCTGCTGAAGATGAACATTGCAGAACTGGTACTCATCAGTTCCTGGTACGGCAGTTATGACACCAATGAAGCGCGCATCCAGGCGTTGGCCGCCCGCTTCAATATTGATACCATCGTGGTAACGTTGGGTGGCGACGGATGCATGGGTTATATAAAAGAAGCATTTTACTATCAGTCGGGACTAAAGGTAAAGGTGGCAGATACCATTGGCAGCGGTGATGCTTTCCTGGCGGGATTTCTCACCTGTCAGCTTCGTGAATGCACACCGGAATACAGTCTTGCTTACGCGAATGCGCTGGGGGCGTTGGTAGCATCAAAATCCGGTGGCTGCCCCGCTTATGATCCGCAGGAAATAGCAGTATTAATGAAGACGGCTATCTCATCCTGA
- a CDS encoding TIGR03118 family protein produces MTPLFEQQPVISIHPGPGYSKQTKGRSGIAILSGAFILLILLILNTGCHKTDNNPPPTNYLQTNLVADVAGLGATIIDSSLVNAWGIAVAPSGPFWLTANHTGLSTIYDKNGVTLRPAVSIPAPGGSGIGAPTGIVFNSTTDFTIGDQPSRFIFATEDGTIAAWGAGNAATIMADRSTASAIYKGLALATDGADNFLYATNFFEGKIDVFDKAFHYVTGKPFMDPAMPAGFAPFNIRNISGNLYVTYAKQKPDKHDDEAGAGNGYVDIFKPDGSLVKRFTSQGALNSPWGIVPATPGFWKVDNTILIGNFGDGHISVFDQDGKFLGQLMNGGTPLAIYGLWALENNVPMADPNQLFFTAGPSEETHGLFGYVVKGH; encoded by the coding sequence ATGACACCACTATTTGAGCAACAACCGGTGATCAGCATACACCCCGGCCCGGGCTACAGCAAACAAACCAAAGGACGTAGCGGCATTGCTATTCTCAGCGGTGCTTTTATATTATTAATCCTGCTTATACTAAATACAGGTTGTCATAAAACAGACAACAATCCGCCGCCAACGAATTACCTGCAAACCAATCTTGTGGCAGACGTGGCCGGTCTTGGCGCCACCATCATTGATTCCAGCCTCGTAAATGCATGGGGTATTGCCGTTGCCCCTTCCGGTCCCTTCTGGCTAACGGCCAATCATACCGGTCTTAGTACCATATATGATAAAAACGGGGTCACATTACGGCCAGCCGTCAGCATCCCGGCCCCTGGTGGCTCCGGCATCGGCGCCCCCACCGGCATTGTATTTAACAGTACAACAGACTTCACCATTGGCGACCAGCCCAGCAGGTTTATTTTTGCCACAGAAGACGGCACCATCGCTGCCTGGGGAGCCGGTAATGCCGCTACCATTATGGCAGACAGATCTACCGCCAGCGCCATTTACAAAGGACTTGCCCTGGCTACGGATGGCGCAGACAACTTTTTGTATGCCACCAATTTTTTTGAAGGGAAAATAGACGTGTTTGATAAAGCATTTCATTACGTGACCGGCAAACCATTTATGGACCCGGCTATGCCTGCAGGCTTTGCACCTTTTAACATCCGGAATATCAGCGGCAACCTGTATGTTACTTATGCCAAACAAAAACCGGATAAACATGATGATGAGGCTGGCGCAGGAAATGGATATGTAGATATTTTCAAACCCGATGGCTCACTGGTAAAGCGGTTTACATCACAGGGAGCACTTAACTCGCCCTGGGGAATTGTACCAGCCACACCGGGCTTCTGGAAGGTGGATAACACCATTCTTATCGGCAACTTTGGAGATGGCCACATCAGCGTATTTGACCAGGATGGAAAATTCCTCGGACAACTGATGAATGGCGGCACTCCCCTGGCCATTTATGGCTTATGGGCACTCGAAAATAATGTACCCATGGCAGACCCGAATCAATTATTCTTCACCGCGGGCCCCAGTGAAGAAACTCATGGCCTGTTTGGTTATGTGGTAAAAGGACATTAG
- a CDS encoding substrate-binding domain-containing protein — protein MSTTLTRYMYVCCLLLILFSIGCRQEKAPKYRIGFSQCTGNDDWRRNMLVEMKRQLFYHPEMQLLYKDAEDDSKRQISQIQQLLAEKIDILLVSPNEAQPLAPVIAEVYRRGIPVIILDRKAATDSFTAYIGGDNYNIGKLAAKYIAGQLGGKGRIIEVTGLPGSSPTIERHQGFRDELVQYPGLQITASLEGNWVPGKTREAAIRQEATIRQADVVFAQNDVMAYSLFRYCEEKGISHLKFIGVDASPTSDGGIDLVSRGILSASLLYPGGGKEAINMAADILAGKKAPRYTRLQTVLIDSSNVKLMRLQIDKIQEQHQEIEGQQSVLQEQRRLYQDQQHLLRIVATILGVAFLLGIVLFFILRTNRRINRQLKQQRDEILQQRDQLVEMTAKAQEATEAKFAFFTNLSHEFRTPLTLIQAPLESLLDDRQFSSIQKQQLDLMHRNVVRLMRLVNQLLEFRRIESGKLPLKVSEHELPAFITDIMEAFKGVAVKKHIDFRLISRQPGIKAWFDQHLFDRVLYNLLSNAFRFTTDYGKVHIYLEKPENSQETTIRIEDDGAGMDKTTLAHAFELFYQNRGSEHKGTGIGLALTREIIALHHGTIRVQSSKDTGTTFTITLPCSSDPFTPEEICQEAESVHIINHAIQGYVEEPKHIIPVTPTSSPAKEHKYSLLIIEDHPDLNSFLAGHLGGQYEVFHAGNGAEGLQLAFQHIPDLILCDIMLPGMNGIQVLETLKKDIRTSHIPVILLSANNSEEQRIKGMQHNADAYISKPFNLAYLGESIASTLNNRALLKTHYIAEPETRMHTSRSNKPDRKFVNDFTAVVAENLGNDQLSVEDICQHLSISRVQLYRKVKQLLDCNVNDYILDARVKKARYLLLNSSLPVAEIAYACGFSSPAYFSTVFKARSQQTPKSFREQVNKRTDG, from the coding sequence TTGTCCACTACACTTACCAGGTATATGTATGTTTGTTGCCTGTTGCTTATATTATTCAGTATAGGTTGCCGGCAGGAAAAAGCGCCGAAATACCGTATTGGTTTTTCACAATGCACCGGTAATGATGACTGGCGGAGGAACATGCTGGTGGAAATGAAGCGACAGCTTTTCTATCATCCGGAAATGCAGTTATTATATAAGGATGCGGAAGACGACAGCAAACGACAGATCAGCCAGATACAACAATTGCTGGCGGAAAAAATAGACATACTACTCGTATCACCCAATGAGGCGCAACCACTCGCGCCTGTTATCGCAGAAGTATACCGCCGGGGAATTCCGGTGATTATTCTGGACCGCAAAGCTGCCACCGATTCCTTTACGGCATATATAGGCGGCGATAACTATAACATAGGCAAACTCGCAGCAAAATATATAGCCGGGCAACTGGGAGGTAAAGGCCGGATCATTGAAGTGACCGGATTACCGGGTTCTTCTCCTACCATAGAAAGACACCAGGGTTTCCGGGATGAGCTGGTACAATATCCCGGGCTACAAATAACTGCCAGCCTGGAAGGGAACTGGGTACCCGGCAAAACAAGAGAAGCCGCCATCCGGCAGGAAGCCACTATCCGGCAAGCCGATGTGGTATTTGCACAGAATGATGTAATGGCGTATAGCCTGTTCCGTTATTGCGAAGAAAAAGGAATATCTCACCTCAAATTCATTGGCGTAGATGCCAGTCCTACTTCTGATGGCGGCATAGACCTCGTATCCCGCGGAATACTGAGCGCCTCCCTTCTATATCCGGGCGGCGGCAAGGAAGCCATCAATATGGCAGCCGATATACTGGCAGGTAAAAAAGCGCCCCGGTACACCCGCTTACAAACGGTACTGATTGACAGCAGCAATGTAAAGCTGATGCGCCTGCAAATCGATAAAATACAGGAACAACACCAGGAAATAGAAGGGCAACAGTCAGTGCTACAGGAGCAACGCCGCCTGTACCAGGATCAGCAACACCTGTTACGCATTGTAGCCACTATTCTCGGTGTCGCCTTTTTACTGGGTATTGTGCTGTTCTTTATATTGCGTACCAACCGCCGCATCAACCGTCAGTTGAAACAACAGCGTGATGAGATACTTCAACAACGCGACCAGCTGGTGGAAATGACAGCCAAAGCACAGGAAGCCACAGAAGCAAAGTTTGCCTTCTTCACCAACCTCTCCCACGAATTCCGCACACCTTTAACCCTCATACAGGCGCCACTGGAAAGCCTGCTGGACGACCGGCAATTTTCATCCATACAAAAACAACAGCTGGACCTGATGCACAGGAACGTTGTACGCCTGATGCGGCTGGTGAATCAGCTACTGGAATTCCGTCGTATAGAAAGTGGTAAACTGCCGCTGAAAGTATCCGAGCACGAACTACCTGCATTCATCACCGATATTATGGAAGCCTTCAAAGGCGTTGCTGTTAAAAAACATATCGACTTCCGGCTCATCAGCCGGCAACCGGGCATTAAAGCCTGGTTTGACCAGCACCTGTTTGACCGGGTGTTATACAACCTGTTATCCAATGCATTCAGGTTTACTACCGACTATGGCAAGGTGCACATATACCTGGAAAAGCCGGAGAACAGCCAGGAGACGACTATCCGCATAGAGGATGATGGCGCCGGTATGGATAAAACCACGCTGGCACATGCCTTTGAATTATTTTATCAGAACAGGGGGAGTGAACACAAAGGTACAGGTATAGGTCTGGCGCTCACCCGGGAAATCATTGCGCTTCACCACGGCACCATCCGTGTGCAAAGCAGTAAGGACACAGGAACCACCTTTACTATCACCCTGCCTTGCAGCAGTGATCCATTTACGCCTGAAGAGATATGCCAGGAAGCGGAAAGCGTGCATATCATCAACCACGCCATACAAGGTTATGTGGAAGAACCGAAGCACATCATTCCTGTTACACCAACATCATCTCCCGCAAAAGAACATAAGTATTCCCTGCTAATTATAGAAGATCATCCGGATCTGAATAGTTTCCTGGCGGGGCATCTGGGCGGGCAATACGAAGTATTTCATGCCGGCAACGGTGCCGAAGGTTTGCAGCTTGCCTTTCAACACATACCGGATCTGATCCTCTGCGATATTATGCTGCCCGGCATGAACGGTATACAGGTGTTAGAGACGCTAAAAAAAGATATCCGCACATCGCATATTCCGGTGATCCTGCTGAGCGCCAACAACAGCGAGGAACAAAGAATAAAAGGTATGCAACATAATGCAGACGCCTATATCAGCAAACCTTTCAACCTCGCATACCTGGGAGAAAGCATTGCCAGCACCCTCAACAACCGGGCGCTGCTAAAAACCCACTACATAGCAGAGCCTGAAACCAGGATGCATACCTCCCGGTCCAATAAACCTGATCGTAAATTCGTCAATGACTTCACCGCTGTTGTAGCGGAAAACCTGGGAAATGACCAACTCAGTGTAGAAGATATCTGCCAGCATCTTTCTATTTCCAGGGTGCAACTGTACCGGAAAGTAAAGCAACTGCTGGACTGCAATGTAAACGATTATATACTGGATGCAAGGGTAAAAAAAGCAAGATACCTGTTATTAAATTCCAGTTTACCGGTCGCTGAAATAGCCTATGCATGCGGATTTTCATCACCCGCTTATTTTTCTACGGTCTTTAAGGCAAGAAGCCAGCAAACACCAAAATCATTCAGGGAGCAGGTAAATAAAAGAACAGACGGCTAA